A region of the Haemophilus parainfluenzae genome:
TTCCTGGCGATATTCTTTTATTAGATGATGGCCGTGTTCAATTAAAAGTCCTTTCTACTGACGGTGCAAAAGTATTTACTGAAGTGACAGTTGGTGGTCCATTATCAAACAATAAAGGGATCAATAAATTAGGCGGTGGTTTATCTGCAGATGCATTAACTGAAAAAGATAAAGCAGATATCATCACAGCTGCACGTATCGGTGTAGATTACTTAGCTGTATCTTTCCCTCGTTCAAGTGCGGATTTAAACTATGCACGTGAATTAGCAAAACAAGCAGGTTTAGACGCGAAAATCGTTGCTAAAGTTGAACGTGCTGAAACCGTTGTTGATGAAGCAGCAATGGATGATATCATCCTTGCTTCTGATGTGATCATGGTTGCGCGTGGTGACTTAGGTGTTGAAATCGGTGACCCAGAATTAGTTGGCGTACAGAAAAAATTAATTCGTCGTTCACGTCAATTAAACCGTGCGGTAATCACTGCAACTCAAATGATGGAGTCAATGATCAGCAACCCAATGCCAACTCGCGCAGAAGTGATGGACGTGGCAAATGCGGTATTAGATGGTACTGACGCGGTAATGCTTTCAGCAGAAACAGCAGCAGGTCAATATCCAGCTGAAACTGTGGCGACAATGGCTCGTGTATGTTTAGGGGCAGAAAAAATGCCTAGCATCAATATTTCTCATCACCGTCTAGATCGTGAATTCAGAGATATTGAAGAATCTGTGGCAATGTCTGCAATGTATGCAGCAAACCATTTAAGTGGTATTGCTGCAATCATTACATTAAGCCACTCTGGTCGTACACCATTATTAATGTCACGTATCAGCTCAGGTTTACCAATTTTTGCACTTTCTCGTGTTCAAGAAACCTTAAACCGTTGTGCATTATACCGCGGCGTGACACCTGTTCATTTTGATGGTGAATCTCGTAGTTCTGCGGGTGCAAAAGCAGCGATTAACCTATTAAAAGAAAAAGGTTATTTAGTTTCAGGTGATCTTGTTTTATTAACACAAGGTGATGAATCAGAAGGCACAACCAACGTTTGTCGTACTTTAACGGTTGAATAATCAACATTTCTGAATAAAAAAGAGCGGTGGATTTTTCCACCGTTTTTTATATCTAAAATATTGAAAATATTGACCGTACTTTTTTCTTAAAACCATCTCTTATTTGCGGTATCATAAGCACAGTTTTTTAGTTTAAATTGAAATCCTTATGGCATCACAACGACAAATCCAATCATCTGATCATAAAACTGAACAAGTTAGCATCCCGCCTCATTCTACTGAAGCTGAACAAGCCGTACTTGGCGGCATCATGTTGAGTAATCAACATTGGGATGGTATTGCTGAAAGAGTGATTGCTGAGGATTTTTATACTTTTGCGCATAAAGCAATCTTCCAAACCATGGAAGAATTAATGCGTAACCAAACACCGATTGATTTAATCACCCTTGATCAAGCTCTTAAAGCTAAGGGTATTAGTGATTCTGTAGGCGGTTTTGCTTATTTAGCGGATCTTTCTAATAACACGCCAAATGCCATTAATATTTTGGCTTATGCTGAAATCGTGCGTGAAAAAGCGATTTTACGTGAGCTTATTGCAGTGGGAAATCGTATCGCTGAAAACAGCTATTCTCCGAAAGGCAAAGACATCAAAATGGTGTTGGATGAAGCCGAGAGAGAAGTGTTTGCTATTGCTGAAAAACGCAGTTCTTCAACTGAAGGACCACAAAATGTGATCAGCGTGTTGGAAAGTACTATTGCTCGAATTGATACCTTAAGTAAGCTTGAAAATCATAGTGGTGTGACAGGGATCACAACGGGCTTTGTTGACTTAGATAAGAAAACAGCAGGGTTACAACCTTCTGATCTTATCATTGTCGCTGCACGTCCTTCTATGGGAAAAACCACCTTTGCAATGAACCTTTGTGAAAATGCCGCCATGGCAAGTGATAAGCCTGTGTTGGTATTCAGTTTAGAGATGCCTGCGGAACAAATCATGATGCGTATGATTGCCTCTCTAGCTCGCGTGGACCAAACCAAAATTCGTACTGGTCAAAATTTGGATGAAACGGAATGGAGCAAAATTGCCAGCGTATTTGGGATGTTTAAGCAAAAAAACAATCTTTATATTGATGATTCATCTGGTTTAACCCCAACGGAATTACGTTCTCGCGCGCGTCGTGTGTATCGCGAAAATGGGGGCTTGAGCATGATTATGGTGGACTACCTTCAATTAATGCGCGCACCTGCATTTTCAGATAACCGTACCTTAGAAATCGCGGAGATTTCCCGTTCTTTAAAAGCCTTAGCGAAAGAATTAGAAGTCCCCGTTGTAGCTCTTTCTCAGCTTAACCGTACGTTGGAACAACGTGCAGATAAACGTCCGGTAAACTCAGATTTACGTGAATCAGGCTCTATTGAGCAGGATGCTGACTTGATTATGTTTATTTATCGTGACGAAGTGTATAACGATAACTCTGAAGACAAAGGTATTGCTGAAATCATTATTGGTAAACAACGTAACGGCCCGATTGGACGTGTACGTTTAGCATTTAACGGTCAATTCTCACGCTTTGATAACCTTGCCGAACAGCGTGAATACAGAGATGATTATTAGACAAAAAATAACGGATTAGAAAAATGAACGTGAAACCGGCAACAGCGAAAATCAGTTCGCTTGCCTTAAAACATAATTTACAAGTTATTAAAGAAAAAGCGCCCCACAGTAAAATTATTGCTGTGGTAAAAGCAAACGCATATGGTCACGGTGTGGTATTTGTCTCATCCGCTTTAGAAAGCATGGTGGATTGCTTTGCTGTGGCACGCTTAGAAGAGGCGTTATCTTTACGCTCTAACGGTATTATTAAACCGATCTTATTGCTAGAAGGCTTTTTTGATGAAAAAGATCTGCCTATTATTGCAGTAAATAATATTGAGACGGTGGTACATAACCGCGAACAGCTTGAAGCATTAAAACGAGCCGTAGTACCAAGTCCAATTAAAGTTTGGTTAAAAATTGATACCGGTATGCACCGTTTAGGTGTATCACTTGATGAAGTGAATTATTTTTATCAAGAGCTGAAAAAACTCCCTCAAATTCAACCGCACTTAGGTTTTGTGAGTCATTTTAGCCGTGCTGATGAGTTAGATTCAGATTACACTCAAGTTCAGTTAGATCGTTTTCTTCAAGCTATAAAAAATAAAGAGGGAGACCGAACCATTGCCGCATCAGGTGGGATTCTATTCTGGCCAGAAGCGCATTTAGATTGTATTCGCCCAGGGATTATTATGTACGGCATTTCACCAACAGATACTGTCGGCGCTGAATTTGGTTTAATCCCCGTGATGAACTTAACTTCTTCATTGCTTGCGGTGCGAGAACATAAAAAAGGTGAACCTGTTGGCTATGGTGGTATTTGGACGAGTCCGAAAGATACTAAAATTGGCGTGGTTGCCATTGGTTATGGTGATGGATATCCGCGTGATGTGCCAGAAGGTACGCCAGTTTATCTAAATGGTCGTATTGTTCCTATTGTTGGTCGTGTCTCAATGGATATGCTAACGGTAGATTTAGGCGAAGATAGCCAAGATAAAGTCGGTGACGAAGTGATTTTATGGGGTAAGGAATTACCAATTGAAACGGTAGCTAAATACAGTGGTATTTTAAGCTATGAACTGATTACAAAATTAACGCCTCGTGTTATAACAGAATATGTCGATTAATTGTTTTTGCAAGAAAGCAAAAATGTAAAGAATTCAATTTTTAAAAGGAAATATTCATGAAAAACATTAACCCAACCAATACACAAGCTTGGAAAGCACTTGAAGCTCACCAATCTCAACTAGCTCATACCACCATCGCTGATTTATTCAAACAAGAACAAAATCGTTTTAACGATTATTCTTTAACTTTTGAAAATCAAATCTTAGTGGATTTTTCAAAAAATAAAATTAACCAAGAAACCCTTAAATTACTTCATCAATTAGCCAAAGAATCGGCATTAGATGAAGCAATTAATGCCATGTTTACGGGCGAAAAGATTAATCGCACAGAAAATCGTGCCGTATTACATACCGCACTTCGTAACCGTTCAAATGCACCAGTATATGTAGATGGTAAAGATGTGATGCCGGAAGTGAATGCGGTATTAGCGAAAATGAGTGCGTTCTGTGATCGTGTGATTTCAGGTGAATGGAAAGGTTATACCGGAAAAGCAATTACTGATGTGGTGAATATCGGTATCGGTGGTTCGGACTTAGGCCCTTACATGGTGACCGAAGCGCTTCGTCCTTATAAAAATCACTTGAATATGCACTTTGTTTCAAACGTAGATGGTACACATATCGCTGAAACATTGAAAAAAGTCAATCCTGAAACCACACTTTTCTTAGTGGCATCTAAAACCTTTACCACACAAGAAACCATGACCAATGCGAATTCTGCGCGTGATTGGTTACTGGCGGCAGCGAAAGATAACAGCGCGGTGGCAAAACACTTTGCTGCACTTTCGACCAATGGTAAAGCGGTAGCAGAATTTGGTATTGATACAAACAACATGTTTGAGTTTTGGGATTGGGTTGGTGGCCGTTATTCTTTATGGTCTGCAATTGGTCTTTCAATCGCACTTTCAATCGGTTTTGACAATTTTGAAGCGTTATTAAGTGGTGCGCATGAAATGGATAAACATTTCCGTACTGCGCCATTAGAAAAAAATATCCCTGCAACATTAGCGTTAATCGGTTTATGGAATACCAATTTCCTCGGTGCACAAACTGAAGCAATTTTACCTTATGACCAATATTTACATCGTTTTGCGGCTTATTTCCAACAAGGCAATATGGAGTCAAACGGTAAATATGTCGATCGTAATGGCGATGTTATCCGTGATTATCAAACTGGCCCAATTATTTGGGGGGAACCAGGTACAAACGGTCAACATGCGTTCTACCAATTGATTCACCAAGGTACGATGTTAATTCCTTGTGATTTTATCGCGCCGGCACAAAGTCATAATCCATTAGGTGATCATCACAGCAAATTGTTATCAAACTTCTTTGCGCAAACTGAAGCACTTGCTTTTGGTAAAACTAAAGAAGAAGTCGAAGCAGAGTTTGTGAAAGCCGGTAAATCGTTGGAAGAGGTAAAAGACATTGTGCCATTTAAAG
Encoded here:
- the pyk gene encoding pyruvate kinase; amino-acid sequence: MSKKLRRTKIVCTMGPATDRDNNLEKIIAAGANVVRMNFSHGTPDDHIGRAERVRSIAKKLGKTVAILGDLQGPKIRVSTFKDGKIFLNVGDKFILDAELPKGEGNQEAVGLDYKTLPQDVVPGDILLLDDGRVQLKVLSTDGAKVFTEVTVGGPLSNNKGINKLGGGLSADALTEKDKADIITAARIGVDYLAVSFPRSSADLNYARELAKQAGLDAKIVAKVERAETVVDEAAMDDIILASDVIMVARGDLGVEIGDPELVGVQKKLIRRSRQLNRAVITATQMMESMISNPMPTRAEVMDVANAVLDGTDAVMLSAETAAGQYPAETVATMARVCLGAEKMPSINISHHRLDREFRDIEESVAMSAMYAANHLSGIAAIITLSHSGRTPLLMSRISSGLPIFALSRVQETLNRCALYRGVTPVHFDGESRSSAGAKAAINLLKEKGYLVSGDLVLLTQGDESEGTTNVCRTLTVE
- a CDS encoding replicative DNA helicase; this encodes MASQRQIQSSDHKTEQVSIPPHSTEAEQAVLGGIMLSNQHWDGIAERVIAEDFYTFAHKAIFQTMEELMRNQTPIDLITLDQALKAKGISDSVGGFAYLADLSNNTPNAINILAYAEIVREKAILRELIAVGNRIAENSYSPKGKDIKMVLDEAEREVFAIAEKRSSSTEGPQNVISVLESTIARIDTLSKLENHSGVTGITTGFVDLDKKTAGLQPSDLIIVAARPSMGKTTFAMNLCENAAMASDKPVLVFSLEMPAEQIMMRMIASLARVDQTKIRTGQNLDETEWSKIASVFGMFKQKNNLYIDDSSGLTPTELRSRARRVYRENGGLSMIMVDYLQLMRAPAFSDNRTLEIAEISRSLKALAKELEVPVVALSQLNRTLEQRADKRPVNSDLRESGSIEQDADLIMFIYRDEVYNDNSEDKGIAEIIIGKQRNGPIGRVRLAFNGQFSRFDNLAEQREYRDDY
- the alr gene encoding alanine racemase, with translation MNVKPATAKISSLALKHNLQVIKEKAPHSKIIAVVKANAYGHGVVFVSSALESMVDCFAVARLEEALSLRSNGIIKPILLLEGFFDEKDLPIIAVNNIETVVHNREQLEALKRAVVPSPIKVWLKIDTGMHRLGVSLDEVNYFYQELKKLPQIQPHLGFVSHFSRADELDSDYTQVQLDRFLQAIKNKEGDRTIAASGGILFWPEAHLDCIRPGIIMYGISPTDTVGAEFGLIPVMNLTSSLLAVREHKKGEPVGYGGIWTSPKDTKIGVVAIGYGDGYPRDVPEGTPVYLNGRIVPIVGRVSMDMLTVDLGEDSQDKVGDEVILWGKELPIETVAKYSGILSYELITKLTPRVITEYVD
- the pgi gene encoding glucose-6-phosphate isomerase, with translation MKNINPTNTQAWKALEAHQSQLAHTTIADLFKQEQNRFNDYSLTFENQILVDFSKNKINQETLKLLHQLAKESALDEAINAMFTGEKINRTENRAVLHTALRNRSNAPVYVDGKDVMPEVNAVLAKMSAFCDRVISGEWKGYTGKAITDVVNIGIGGSDLGPYMVTEALRPYKNHLNMHFVSNVDGTHIAETLKKVNPETTLFLVASKTFTTQETMTNANSARDWLLAAAKDNSAVAKHFAALSTNGKAVAEFGIDTNNMFEFWDWVGGRYSLWSAIGLSIALSIGFDNFEALLSGAHEMDKHFRTAPLEKNIPATLALIGLWNTNFLGAQTEAILPYDQYLHRFAAYFQQGNMESNGKYVDRNGDVIRDYQTGPIIWGEPGTNGQHAFYQLIHQGTMLIPCDFIAPAQSHNPLGDHHSKLLSNFFAQTEALAFGKTKEEVEAEFVKAGKSLEEVKDIVPFKVFTGNKATNSILVQKITPFVLGALIAMYEHKIFAQGVIFNIFSFDQWGVELGKQLANRILPELADKENVSSHDSSTNGLINQFKAWR